A DNA window from Buttiauxella agrestis contains the following coding sequences:
- the sufC gene encoding Fe-S cluster assembly ATPase SufC has product MLSIKDLQVSVEDKEILRGLSLEVKPGEVHAIMGPNGSGKSTLSATLAGREDYEVTGGQVHFKGKDLLELSPEDRAGEGIFMAFQYPVEIPGVSNQFFLQTALNAVREYRGKEELDRFDFQDLMEEKIKLLKMPEDLLTRSVNVGFSGGEKKRNDILQMAVLEPELCILDETDSGLDIDALKIVAEGVNSLRDGNRSFIIVTHYQRILDYIKPDFVHVLYQGRIVKSGDFSLVKQLEEQGYGWLTEQQ; this is encoded by the coding sequence ATGCTGAGCATTAAAGATTTACAGGTAAGCGTTGAGGACAAAGAGATCCTGCGCGGCTTAAGCCTTGAAGTAAAACCGGGTGAAGTGCATGCCATCATGGGACCGAACGGCTCCGGGAAAAGCACGCTTTCCGCAACGCTTGCCGGGCGTGAAGATTACGAAGTCACCGGCGGGCAGGTGCATTTCAAAGGCAAAGATTTACTGGAATTATCGCCGGAAGACCGTGCGGGCGAAGGCATCTTCATGGCATTTCAGTATCCGGTAGAAATTCCCGGCGTCAGCAACCAATTCTTCCTGCAAACCGCGTTGAATGCGGTGCGCGAATATCGGGGCAAAGAAGAACTCGACCGCTTTGATTTCCAGGATTTGATGGAAGAGAAAATCAAATTACTGAAAATGCCGGAAGATTTACTGACGCGTTCAGTGAACGTTGGCTTCTCTGGTGGTGAGAAAAAACGTAATGACATTCTGCAAATGGCGGTGCTGGAACCTGAACTTTGTATTCTCGATGAAACCGACTCAGGGCTGGATATTGATGCGCTGAAAATTGTCGCAGAAGGGGTCAATTCCCTGCGTGATGGCAACCGTTCATTCATTATCGTCACGCACTACCAGCGTATCCTTGACTATATCAAACCTGATTTTGTTCATGTGCTCTATCAGGGCCGAATCGTGAAATCGGGTGATTTCAGTCTGGTGAAACAACTGGAGGAGCAGGGTTATGGCTGGCTTACCGAACAGCAGTAA
- the sufB gene encoding Fe-S cluster assembly protein SufB: MSRNTETSEEVQTWAGSHSYKEGFFTQLKTDEMAHGINEDVVRAISARRNEPEWMLEFRLSAYRAWLEMEEPHWLKANYEKLNYQDYSYYSAPSCGSCDDNCESQPGAVQQPGSNAYLTGEVEEAFKQLGVPVHEGSNIAMDAIFDSVSVATTYREKLSEQGIIFCSFGEAIHEFPELVQKYLGTVVPSNDNFFAALNAAVASDGTFIYVPKGVRCPMELSTYFRINAEKTGQFERTILVADEGSYVSYIEGCSAPVRDSYQLHAAVVEVIIHKDAEVKYSTVQNWFPGDGNTGGILNFVTKRALCEGANSKMSWTQSETGSAITWKYPSVILRGDNSIGEFFSVALTAGHQQADTGTKMIHIGKNTKSTIISKGISAGHSQNSYRGLVKIMPTATNARNFTQCDSMLIGPDSGAHTFPYVECRNNTAQLEHEATTSRIGEDQLFYCLQRGIAQDDAISMIVNGFCKDVFSELPLEFAVEAQKLLAISLEHSVG; encoded by the coding sequence ATGTCACGTAACACTGAAACGTCTGAAGAAGTGCAAACCTGGGCGGGCAGCCATTCCTATAAAGAAGGCTTTTTCACCCAGTTGAAAACCGACGAAATGGCGCACGGCATCAACGAAGATGTGGTGCGGGCGATTTCTGCGCGGCGTAATGAGCCCGAGTGGATGCTGGAATTTCGCCTGAGTGCATATCGTGCCTGGCTCGAAATGGAAGAGCCGCACTGGCTGAAAGCCAACTACGAAAAGCTGAATTATCAGGATTACAGCTATTACTCTGCGCCGTCGTGCGGCAGTTGTGACGATAACTGCGAGTCGCAACCGGGTGCGGTTCAGCAACCCGGCAGCAATGCGTATTTGACGGGCGAAGTGGAAGAGGCGTTTAAACAGCTCGGTGTCCCGGTGCATGAAGGCTCGAATATCGCCATGGATGCAATTTTTGACTCCGTTTCTGTGGCGACCACTTACCGTGAAAAACTCTCCGAACAGGGCATTATTTTCTGCTCCTTTGGCGAAGCGATTCATGAGTTCCCTGAACTGGTGCAAAAATATCTCGGCACTGTCGTTCCCAGCAATGACAACTTCTTTGCCGCGTTGAATGCGGCAGTGGCCTCCGACGGTACATTCATTTACGTGCCGAAAGGCGTGCGTTGCCCAATGGAGCTTTCAACTTACTTCCGCATCAATGCCGAAAAAACCGGCCAGTTCGAACGCACTATTTTAGTCGCCGACGAGGGAAGTTATGTCAGTTATATCGAAGGGTGCTCGGCTCCCGTGCGCGACAGCTACCAGCTTCACGCAGCGGTAGTGGAAGTCATCATCCATAAAGATGCTGAAGTGAAATACTCGACCGTACAGAACTGGTTCCCTGGCGACGGCAACACCGGCGGCATTCTTAACTTCGTGACCAAGCGTGCGTTGTGCGAAGGGGCGAACAGCAAGATGTCCTGGACGCAGTCTGAAACGGGTTCAGCAATCACCTGGAAATACCCGAGCGTGATCCTGCGCGGCGATAACTCCATTGGCGAATTCTTCTCGGTGGCGCTGACGGCAGGGCATCAGCAAGCTGACACCGGCACCAAAATGATCCACATCGGCAAAAACACCAAATCGACCATTATCTCGAAAGGGATCTCTGCCGGGCATAGCCAGAACAGCTACCGGGGACTGGTGAAAATCATGCCTACGGCGACCAACGCCCGTAACTTCACCCAGTGCGATTCGATGCTTATCGGCCCGGACAGCGGTGCGCACACTTTCCCGTATGTTGAGTGCCGCAATAATACTGCTCAGCTTGAGCACGAAGCGACGACATCGCGCATCGGTGAAGACCAGTTGTTCTATTGCCTGCAACGCGGGATAGCCCAGGACGATGCGATTTCAATGATCGTCAACGGCTTCTGTAAAGACGTGTTCTCGGAATTACCGCTGGAGTTCGCAGTGGAAGCACAAAAACTATTAGCGATTAGCCTCGAACACAGTGTCGGATAA
- the sufA gene encoding Fe-S cluster assembly scaffold SufA, which translates to MDVQTGSFDPTDFAWKGLTLTPDACSHIRKLASQQPGFLGVRLGIKQTGCAGFGYVLDTVKEPNPDDLLFETDGAKLWVPLSAMPFIDGTEVDYVHEGLNEIFKFNNPKAQHECGCGESFGV; encoded by the coding sequence ATGGATGTGCAAACCGGTAGCTTCGATCCCACCGACTTCGCCTGGAAGGGGCTAACGCTCACGCCTGATGCGTGCTCACATATTCGCAAACTGGCGAGTCAACAGCCGGGGTTTTTGGGCGTGCGTCTGGGTATCAAACAAACTGGATGCGCGGGCTTTGGCTACGTGCTGGACACCGTAAAAGAGCCTAACCCTGACGACCTACTTTTTGAGACGGACGGCGCAAAGCTGTGGGTTCCGCTTTCAGCTATGCCGTTTATCGACGGAACGGAAGTCGATTATGTGCATGAAGGATTAAACGAAATATTCAAATTTAACAACCCGAAAGCACAACACGAATGTGGTTGTGGTGAAAGCTTTGGGGTGTAG
- the iraP gene encoding anti-adapter protein IraP, with amino-acid sequence MKNLILGVIAKISKMDAEAKQLAAKVEAQSLLIGALLLTIGKNGGMNEMLENVRKAINAALDTADTPLKTDAEILLNEFNNLILLTQLMETNDAEIDLDALKSIPGETATD; translated from the coding sequence ATGAAAAACTTAATACTGGGTGTGATAGCAAAAATTTCTAAAATGGATGCCGAAGCCAAGCAACTGGCGGCAAAAGTCGAAGCTCAGTCTTTGCTGATAGGAGCATTGTTACTGACCATTGGTAAAAATGGCGGTATGAATGAGATGCTTGAAAACGTCCGAAAAGCAATCAATGCCGCTTTAGATACGGCTGACACTCCTCTGAAGACTGACGCTGAGATACTTTTAAATGAATTCAACAATCTTATTTTGTTAACGCAACTCATGGAAACAAACGATGCTGAGATTGATCTTGATGCTTTGAAGAGCATACCCGGAGAAACAGCGACTGACTGA
- a CDS encoding GNAT family N-acetyltransferase, with amino-acid sequence MITIATERLILRPQTIMDFDLWYLMYADPKIFHVTNSPGFTPEEGWNRMLRNIGHWSTFGFGIFSIFQRSDGAFLGETGLANFHRGIDEEFDNCAEASWVISPATQNRGIATEAANAAHQWYGDSFSPTKTFCLIVKHHPASIRVAEHIGYRIYDECLYKGAECFKLKRLWEK; translated from the coding sequence ATGATAACCATTGCAACCGAAAGGTTAATTTTGCGTCCGCAGACCATCATGGATTTTGATTTGTGGTATCTGATGTATGCTGATCCTAAAATTTTCCACGTGACGAACTCTCCAGGGTTTACCCCGGAAGAGGGATGGAACCGGATGTTGAGAAACATAGGACACTGGTCCACGTTTGGATTCGGGATATTTTCTATCTTCCAAAGATCTGATGGTGCTTTTTTAGGGGAAACGGGGTTGGCTAATTTTCATCGTGGTATTGATGAAGAATTTGATAACTGCGCTGAGGCTTCATGGGTCATTTCACCTGCGACCCAGAACCGGGGAATTGCAACAGAAGCTGCCAATGCGGCACACCAGTGGTATGGTGATTCGTTTTCTCCGACCAAAACTTTCTGCCTGATTGTGAAGCATCATCCGGCCTCGATTCGCGTAGCTGAACATATCGGTTACCGTATTTATGATGAGTGTTTATATAAAGGAGCGGAGTGCTTCAAGCTCAAGCGTTTATGGGAAAAGTAA
- a CDS encoding GlcG/HbpS family heme-binding protein: MKKSILLAAALFSTMAAMPAFASNVLTEKNLSLEFADKLAQSAIQACSAKNYNVAVTIVDRAGVVKVVKRMDNAGPHTVEASRMKAYTALTTKNTTGDVMKSAQDNADAKNMRDIPGFLLLGGGVPVKVDNQTIGAIGIGGAPGGHLDQQCAADALEANKAALNAS, encoded by the coding sequence ATGAAAAAATCCATCCTGTTAGCGGCCGCTCTGTTCAGTACCATGGCTGCAATGCCTGCATTTGCCAGTAATGTTCTGACTGAAAAGAATCTCTCTCTCGAGTTTGCTGACAAACTTGCCCAAAGCGCCATCCAGGCTTGTAGCGCCAAAAACTACAACGTGGCGGTGACAATTGTTGACCGCGCGGGCGTGGTGAAAGTGGTTAAACGCATGGATAACGCAGGCCCGCATACCGTTGAAGCCAGCCGCATGAAAGCGTATACCGCGCTGACCACAAAAAATACCACTGGCGATGTGATGAAAAGTGCTCAGGATAACGCCGATGCGAAGAATATGCGCGATATTCCAGGCTTCTTATTATTGGGCGGCGGAGTTCCTGTGAAAGTTGATAACCAGACCATCGGAGCGATTGGTATTGGCGGCGCACCAGGCGGGCATCTGGACCAGCAATGTGCGGCTGACGCACTTGAGGCTAATAAGGCTGCCCTCAACGCTTCTTGA
- a CDS encoding response regulator transcription factor, producing MTQRIYLIDDDEAIRISLSALLATMGWETQAYGSVQTFLASQPELQNLNGCLLLDIRMPGKSGITLLESWKQRGSTLPIIMMTGHGSIDLCRRAFKNGAFEFLTKPIDADLLIETVGAAFEQQKLIQQQRESQADLQAKLATLSAREQEVMALIMQGKSNKEMARDLSLSPRTVEAHRASIFARLEINSLAKLIKVYGGLKGTT from the coding sequence ATGACGCAACGAATCTACTTAATTGACGACGACGAAGCAATCCGCATTTCATTGAGCGCTCTTCTGGCAACGATGGGCTGGGAAACGCAGGCCTATGGCAGTGTACAAACTTTTCTGGCGTCTCAGCCTGAGTTGCAGAATCTGAACGGGTGTTTGCTTTTGGATATTCGTATGCCCGGTAAATCTGGCATTACGTTGCTTGAAAGCTGGAAGCAAAGGGGAAGTACCTTGCCGATTATCATGATGACCGGCCATGGCAGTATCGATCTTTGCCGTCGAGCGTTTAAAAACGGGGCTTTTGAGTTTCTCACCAAACCTATTGATGCGGATTTGTTGATTGAAACGGTAGGGGCGGCATTTGAGCAGCAGAAATTGATCCAGCAACAACGTGAAAGCCAGGCTGATTTACAGGCGAAACTGGCCACGCTTTCTGCCCGTGAACAAGAAGTGATGGCGCTAATCATGCAGGGCAAATCGAATAAAGAAATGGCGCGTGATCTTTCGTTATCACCAAGAACCGTTGAAGCGCATCGCGCCAGTATATTTGCCCGGCTGGAAATCAATTCACTGGCGAAGCTGATTAAAGTTTACGGCGGTTTAAAAGGAACTACGTAA
- a CDS encoding sensor histidine kinase: MRKALIWLILTALSGGGVVVYALHQQYEEQSAEFRILYRDITVKLSQNDVILALLSNSSDPAVVQQKFPYILRWQTQPHEPPRPDINPARAGTYWINSPQGSLLIDLPTLLADFVRTQKFHHFSLSWKDAPLITQGAEGKGDWWNWEKDIASPSQPLNLLVTNNPDWRSLPWLVLLLVGVFWAVVIYFYNQYQMTKRQRNIANLRAHFSELARLNAMGEIAAGMVHELNQPLTAILSYSQTAQRLIKQQQAEKAQPLLDASVMQTKRISALLLAFREKLHNDEQALQPVNLRQVWERVVMLLGNEIERGKVSVMNQIPDSLPPLIASPLGIEQIFHNLLNNAIQAQQQTDKAWVAIHASQTADSIILTVTDGGQGLSEQALEQVFMPFFTTRKDGLGLGMALTETLVQRLNGSIQAQNSATGGACFTLVFPLTQQEA; this comes from the coding sequence ATGCGTAAAGCACTCATCTGGCTGATTCTCACCGCGCTGTCGGGCGGTGGCGTCGTGGTTTATGCGCTGCATCAGCAGTATGAGGAGCAAAGTGCGGAGTTCCGTATTTTGTATCGCGACATCACAGTTAAACTTTCGCAAAACGATGTGATTCTTGCACTGCTTTCTAACAGCAGCGATCCTGCCGTGGTGCAGCAAAAATTCCCTTATATTCTGCGCTGGCAAACCCAACCCCATGAGCCTCCGCGCCCGGATATAAACCCTGCGCGCGCAGGCACATACTGGATAAACTCGCCGCAGGGGTCGTTGCTGATTGATTTGCCGACGTTGCTGGCCGATTTTGTTCGCACCCAGAAATTTCACCATTTCAGCCTGAGCTGGAAAGATGCGCCGCTTATCACGCAGGGCGCGGAAGGTAAGGGGGACTGGTGGAATTGGGAAAAGGACATCGCCAGCCCTTCACAGCCTTTGAATTTACTGGTGACGAATAATCCTGACTGGCGAAGTTTGCCCTGGTTGGTTTTGCTGCTGGTGGGTGTTTTCTGGGCAGTCGTTATCTACTTTTATAATCAGTATCAGATGACTAAACGACAGCGCAACATTGCCAATTTACGCGCCCATTTTTCAGAGTTGGCACGTTTGAATGCAATGGGAGAAATCGCGGCAGGCATGGTGCATGAACTGAATCAACCCCTCACTGCAATTTTGAGCTATTCGCAAACGGCGCAGCGTTTAATTAAGCAGCAACAGGCGGAAAAAGCACAACCGCTGCTGGATGCGTCGGTCATGCAAACTAAACGCATCAGCGCTCTGCTACTGGCATTCCGTGAAAAATTGCACAATGACGAACAGGCGCTACAACCGGTCAATTTGCGCCAGGTTTGGGAACGAGTGGTGATGCTGCTGGGGAACGAAATCGAGCGTGGCAAAGTCAGTGTCATGAATCAGATTCCTGACTCTCTGCCTCCACTCATCGCCTCGCCATTAGGTATTGAGCAAATCTTCCATAATCTGCTCAATAACGCGATTCAGGCGCAGCAGCAAACGGACAAAGCCTGGGTCGCAATCCATGCATCCCAGACGGCGGACAGCATCATTTTGACCGTCACTGATGGCGGGCAGGGATTATCCGAACAGGCATTAGAGCAAGTATTTATGCCTTTCTTTACCACGCGTAAAGATGGCCTTGGGTTAGGAATGGCGCTGACGGAAACGCTGGTGCAGCGGTTAAATGGCAGCATTCAGGCGCAAAACAGCGCCACAGGCGGGGCGTGTTTCACTCTGGTTTTCCCTCTCACACAGCAGGAGGCGTGA
- the nudI gene encoding nucleoside triphosphatase NudI — protein MRQRVIVCPIIENNGEVLLCKMADDRGVFPGQWALSGGGMEPGEQMEDALLREIAEELGTELQITSIKPWTFADDVRVKTYADGSKEEIYMIYLMFDCVSANRNVAFNEEFQDIAWVKHSELSNYDLNEATKVTFSKKGWI, from the coding sequence ATGCGTCAGAGAGTTATTGTTTGCCCGATTATTGAAAATAATGGTGAAGTTCTGTTGTGCAAGATGGCCGACGATCGCGGTGTGTTCCCTGGGCAATGGGCGTTATCCGGCGGCGGAATGGAGCCGGGTGAACAAATGGAAGACGCGTTGCTGCGTGAGATTGCTGAAGAGCTAGGAACGGAGCTGCAAATCACCAGTATTAAACCCTGGACCTTCGCTGACGATGTGCGCGTGAAGACTTACGCTGACGGTTCAAAAGAAGAAATTTATATGATTTACCTGATGTTTGACTGCGTGAGCGCCAACCGTAATGTCGCTTTTAACGAAGAGTTTCAGGATATTGCCTGGGTTAAACATTCTGAGCTGAGCAACTACGATTTGAACGAAGCGACGAAAGTGACATTCAGTAAAAAAGGCTGGATTTGA
- a CDS encoding type II toxin-antitoxin system RelE/ParE family toxin, translating into MDYFEFIETVIFSRQRATLLDDDSFMELQVFLIKYHSDGDTIRKTGGCQKIRWNRPGMGKQGGVRVIYYVVEPDNRIFLLTVYAKNAKDDLTDTEKNTFKKLTEKLIIQKQIPLSSTVKALIWIKNFLTIW; encoded by the coding sequence ATGGATTATTTTGAATTCATCGAGACAGTAATCTTCAGCAGGCAGAGAGCTACATTGCTAGATGATGACAGCTTCATGGAACTTCAGGTATTCCTGATCAAATATCATTCAGATGGCGATACGATACGCAAAACCGGTGGCTGCCAAAAGATAAGATGGAATCGCCCTGGTATGGGAAAACAAGGCGGGGTCAGGGTTATTTATTATGTCGTCGAACCTGATAACAGGATTTTTTTGCTAACGGTTTACGCTAAAAATGCAAAAGACGATCTGACTGATACAGAAAAAAATACATTTAAAAAATTAACTGAAAAACTGATTATTCAAAAACAAATACCCCTCAGCTCAACGGTAAAGGCCTTGATATGGATAAAGAACTTTTTGACGATTTGGTAA
- the nadS gene encoding NadS family protein, with amino-acid sequence MDKELFDDLVKSMEEMVAIHNGEVQPPPERIHRHPMPAVKEIRETAGLKQEEFAQAVGVSPSLVQSWEQKRRIPSGSSLKILLMLEHNPALIKVLLAI; translated from the coding sequence ATGGATAAAGAACTTTTTGACGATTTGGTAAAAAGCATGGAAGAGATGGTTGCCATTCATAATGGAGAAGTGCAACCGCCTCCTGAGAGGATTCACCGCCACCCAATGCCAGCGGTAAAGGAAATCCGGGAAACTGCTGGATTAAAACAGGAAGAGTTTGCTCAGGCGGTGGGGGTTAGCCCTTCACTGGTGCAAAGCTGGGAGCAAAAGCGCCGCATTCCATCCGGGTCATCGCTAAAAATATTGTTGATGCTCGAACATAATCCGGCGCTTATTAAGGTTCTGCTGGCTATCTAA
- the menI gene encoding 1,4-dihydroxy-2-naphthoyl-CoA hydrolase: protein MIWRREVNLEALNKMGADNMVEHVGIVFTRIDDNELEATMPVDNRTRQPFGLLHGGASVVLAETLGSVAGYLCTEGEQKIVGLEVNANHLRSAREGLVRGVCKAVHVGRRHQVWQIEISDEQGRLCCTSRLTTAVV from the coding sequence ATGATCTGGCGACGTGAAGTGAATCTGGAAGCGCTCAATAAAATGGGCGCGGACAACATGGTGGAGCACGTGGGCATCGTATTTACCCGCATCGACGACAATGAACTGGAAGCCACAATGCCCGTGGATAACCGCACTCGCCAGCCGTTTGGCTTGCTTCACGGCGGAGCATCGGTGGTGTTAGCTGAAACGCTCGGTTCGGTAGCCGGATATTTGTGTACCGAAGGCGAGCAGAAAATCGTTGGTCTGGAAGTTAACGCTAACCATCTGCGATCGGCGCGAGAAGGCCTTGTACGCGGTGTTTGCAAAGCGGTGCATGTTGGGCGCAGGCACCAGGTCTGGCAAATCGAAATCAGCGATGAGCAAGGGCGGCTTTGTTGCACATCGCGACTGACGACAGCGGTAGTGTAA